Part of the Cryptosporangium arvum DSM 44712 genome, CGGCCGACGCGCGGCGATGCGCAGCGGCGCCTGGTCGCCGAGCGAGTCCGCGACGACCGCTGCGCCCTGGTTCGCCGGGTTCGCCCAGGCTTGCTCCTGCCGGGCCTCGGCGCCGCTCGGCGTGCGCCGGTCGAGCCGCGGCGGCGGCTTCTGCACCACAGTGGTCTCACCGGTCTCGACCGCCGACCGCAGCGCGTCGACGAACTCCTTGCAGGTGGCGAACCGCTCCTCGGGCGACTTGGCCATCGCGCGGGCCACGACCCGGTCGACGGCCGTGGGCAGGTCGGGCTGGAGGGTGGTGAGCAGCGGCGGGGGCGTGGTGAGGTGCGCGGTGATCGTCGCGACCTGGTTGTCGCGCGCGAACGGCAGCTGACCGGTGAGGATCTCGAACGTCATGCAGCCGAGCGAGTACTGGTCGGTGCGCCCGTCGGTGGTCGCGCCCTGCAGTTGCTCGGGGGCGATGTAGGCCACCGTGCCGAGGACCTGGCCGGTCATCGTGATGTCCTGGTCCATCTGCTGGGCGCTCTTGCTCAGCCCGAAGTCCACCAGGTACGCGTGCTCCGGGCCGCCGTGCGGGCCGCCGGGCTGCAGATCGGGGGAGCCGGGACGCTCGACGAGCACGTTGCTCGGCTTGACGTCCCGGTGGGTCATCTGGAGGCGGTGGGCGGCGTCCAGCGCGTCCGCGACCTGGTCGAGCAGGCGGACGGCGCGGCGCGGCTCGAGGACCTGCTCGTGGTCGAGGATGGCCGCGAGGTCGGCGCCGGGGATGTACTCCATCGCCAGGTAGAGCTGGTTGTCGACCTCGTCGGCGGTGTAGACCGTGACGATGTGGGGGTGGCGCAGCCGCGCCGCGGACAGTGCCTCCCGGAGGAAGCGCCGCCGGAACGCCTGGTCGGCGACCAGGTGGGGACGGAGCACCTTGACCGCGTCGTCACGATCGAGCAGCCGGTGCCGGCACAGGTACACCTCTCCCATGCCGCCGACCGCGAGGCGCTTGCGCACCTCGTAGGTCGCGAGACGGGATCCTGGGCTGAGCACGCCTCAAGGTTGTCATGTGATGGCTCGTCTCGGCGAACACACCCGTAACCCGTAGGTCTTGCGTGAGGTTCTGGGGGGATACCCGTACAGTGGCCGACGTTCCGCCCTGACCCAAGAGCACGGACGGTGATCGCACCGTTCGTGCGCTGAGCGTTGAGAGCGTGTGGTGTTCCGTCGTCTGCTGGCCGTCGCTGCCGTCCCCCTCCTGCTGATCGGCCTGTCCTCGTGTCAGTCCGATCCCACCGTCGCGGCCTATGTGGGCAGCGACGAGATCACCGTCGACCAGATCGACGGCTACTTCGACCAGGCCGCCCAGGATCCGCTGTCGTCGGAGCTGGTCGCGCAGAACCGCGCCGAGGTGAAGCCGCGGCTGGTGAGCATGCTGGTCTTCATCGAGCTGCTGCGCGAGGCGGCCAAGGACGCGGGAGTGCCGGTCACCGCGGGCGAGGTCGCGCAGGTCAAGGCCCAGATCGAGCCGCAGCGCCAGATGGTCACCGGTGATCTGGCGTTGCTGCCGCTCGACCAGATGGCCGAGTTCCAGGCGCACCGGCTCAAGCTGAGCCAGTGGGCGTCGCAGGGTGCCGCCTCGCAGGGGGCGGCCGAGAAGAAGTACTCGGACGCCGTGCAGGCCGCCGAGGGCGACAATCCGGTCACCGTCAACCCGCGGTACGGCAAGTTCGACCTCGAGAAGGTGCCGCAGCTCGGTAGCTCCGACTCCGCGGTGAAGCCCGCGTCGCCGGACGCGCTGTAGCCGACGTGGTCGTTCGCCTCATCGTTCTG contains:
- a CDS encoding SurA N-terminal domain-containing protein, whose translation is MFRRLLAVAAVPLLLIGLSSCQSDPTVAAYVGSDEITVDQIDGYFDQAAQDPLSSELVAQNRAEVKPRLVSMLVFIELLREAAKDAGVPVTAGEVAQVKAQIEPQRQMVTGDLALLPLDQMAEFQAHRLKLSQWASQGAASQGAAEKKYSDAVQAAEGDNPVTVNPRYGKFDLEKVPQLGSSDSAVKPASPDAL